A single region of the Salvia splendens isolate huo1 chromosome 18, SspV2, whole genome shotgun sequence genome encodes:
- the LOC121777903 gene encoding uncharacterized protein LOC121777903, whose amino-acid sequence MASRRAMNEMIIQVMTDIIRDHQFDIICVILIYLRSIRWGRRFSPLDLRKSYSYIRRMPQQVRHMNRLTGVSDVSCLENLRMDRNAFGRLCIMLRQTGDVVDGRYVTVEEQVAMFLGILAHHKKVRVVKFNHWRSGYTVSKSVHVVLRAVIKLHRTFWVVPEAVDDDCEDHKWKWFKGCLGALDGTYINIQVPSVDKPRYRSRKGQICTNTLAACDRSMRFVYVLAGWEGSAGDARVLRDAVNRENGFKVPRGKYYLCDNGYANCEGFLTPFKSVRYHLKEWGPAAGAPQNPREIFNMRHTRARNVIERAFAVLKMRWGILRSACYYPVKIQTQLILACFLLHNYARTAMPVDPLDQLSDVNDDQIVAESDDPNVEGEYIDSVDPSNAWTQMRDDLAGSMWEEYVNRHI is encoded by the exons ATGGCAAGTAGAAGGGCAATGAACGAAATGATTATCCAGGTTATGACCGACATAATTCGGGACCATCAGTTCGACATCATTTGTGTTATCCTCATCTACCTTCGAAGCATTAGATGGGGACGACGTTTCTCTCCTCTCGATCTTAGAAAGAGCTATTCGTATATCCGGCGGATGCCACAACAGGTTCGACACATGAACAGACTCACTGGTGTGAGTGATGTGTCTTGTCTTGAAAATTTGCGAATGGATAGAAACGCTTTTGGGAGGCTGTGTATCATGCTTCGGCAAACAGGTGATGTAGTCGATGGTCGGTATGTCACCGTGGAGGAACAAGTTGCCATGTTTTTAGGAATCTTGGCCCATCACAAGAAGGTTCGAGTAGTGAAGTTCAACCATTGGAGGTCAGGGTATACAGTTTCAAAATCTGTCCATGTTGTCCTGAGGGCCGTGATTAAGCTTCATCGTACCTTTTGGGTTGTTCCTGAAGCCGTGGATGACGATTGTGAGGATCACAAATGGAAATGGTTCAAG GGGTGCCTAGGAGCTCTCGACGGCACATACATCAACATACAAGTACCAAGTGTTGACAAGCCTCGATACCGCTCTCGAAAGGGGCAGATTTGCACTAATACCCTAGCCGCTTGTGATCGCAGTATGCGGTTCGTTTACGTTCTGGCCGGATGGGAAGGCTCTGCCGGGGATGCTCGTGTGCTAAGGGATGCCGTTAATCGCGAAAATGGCTTCAAAGTCCCAAGAG GAAAGTACTATCTTTGTGATAATGGATATGCAAATTGCGAAGGATTCCTAACACCATTTAAAAGTGTCCGATATCATCTCAAAGAATGGGGCCCGGCCGCCGGGGCCCCTCAGAATCCACGTGAAATCTTCAATATGAGACACACACGGGCTCGCAACGTCATTGAACGTGCATTTGCCGTTTTGAAAATGCGATGGGGGATATTAAGGAGTGCTTGTTACTACCCGGTGAAAATTCAAACGCAACTCATTTTAGCATGTTTTCTTCTACATAACTATGCTAGAACAGCAATGCCAGTGGATCCACTCGACCAACTCTCCGACGTAAATGATGACCAAATAGTCGCTGAATCTGATGACCCCAATGTCGAAGGAGAGTATATCGATTCTGTGGACCCATCTAATGCTTGGACACAAATGCGAGATGACTTAGCGGGATCCATGTGGGAGGAG TATGTGAATCGCCATATATGA
- the LOC121775790 gene encoding uncharacterized protein LOC121775790, whose protein sequence is MGDSMRNEHLRGGGDGTMGRGRSSRKQSHCDRSRRAWSDREEMHFIASLKELVATGWKSDNGFRSGYLFKLEESMRREFPTTDLRVSPHISSKLHTWKKFYSAVSSILERSGVGFNNHDDYKIDCDEHQWTEIIKADSAARFLRYKSWPYYNDWKIVFGKDRATGNSSQDTDRANQMYASGSREAYSGGANANQPGSDDLLDGEGLNDQGTPDDRTDSVYSNAVESERTGAKKRKRGDALDGLIDVIGKLHEDTNARLDRLSARIGYEFDVTKARKEVFHMMGLIPGLTLSQVFIPSDAILARVERLDYFMSLPEGARQPYVWHALEHYTCN, encoded by the exons ATGGGGGATTCAATGCGCAACGAGCACCTGCGTGGAGGAGGCGATGGCA CTATGGGACGAGGGCGTTCCTCGCGGAAACAGAGCCATTGTGACCGCTCTAGGAGAGCGTGGAGCGACAGGGAGGAGATGCACTTCATAGCTTCCCTGAAGGAGTTGGTTGCGACTGGATGGAAGTCCGACAATGGCTTCAGATCGGGATATCTTTTCAAGTTGGAAGAATCGATGCGCCGCGAGTTCCCGACCACTGATTTGAGGGTCAGCCCGCATATCTCATCAAAGCTTCACACTTGGAAAAAGTTTTACTCTGCTGTGTCCTCAATACTGGAAAGGAGTGGTGTTGGGTTCAACAACCACGACGACTACAAGATCGACTGTGACGAGCATCAATGGACTGAAATAATCAAG GCTGACAGTGCTGCTCGTTTTCTTCGTTACAAGTCGTGGCCGTATTACAATGACTGGAAGATTGTCTTCGGCAAGGATCGGGCTACAGGCAACAGCTCACAGGATACTGATCGGGCTAATCAAATGTACGCCTCAGGATCACGTGAGGCGTACAGTGGAGGAGCGAATGCCAACCAACCAGGATCGGATGATCTGCTCGATGGAGAGGGATTGAATGATCAGGGAACACCTGACGACCGGACCGACAGTGTCTATAGCAACGCCGTTGAAAGTGAACGCACTGGTGCAAAGAAACGTAAACGGGGTGATGCACTTGATGGGCTTATCGATGTGATTGGCAAACTGCACGAAGACACCAATGCAAGGCTGGACCGACTATCAGCTCGCATTGGATACGAGTTTGATGTTACCAAGGCAAGGAAGGAGGTGTTCCATATGATGGGTCTTATTCCGGGCCTCACCCTATCCCAAGTGTTCATCCCTTCGGACGCTATACTTGCTAGGGTTGAACGCCTCGACTACTTCATGAGTCTGCCGGAGGGTGCACGTCAACCGTATGTGTGGCATGCTCTTGAGCATTACACGTGTAACTAG
- the LOC121775945 gene encoding scarecrow-like protein 21, protein MGSGYHGYSEADLSSHSSYPTVSSIPTRLFESLKFDSRSSPNSPFASLFEADSVATVYSDTQERFSPSGYLSEATHSSDSSVDYSVNLHHSRPFPTGHQEGPSVASAFHSNASSNRSIEHALLELESALMDEEVMKSEPFLGGNSNRQSQTPEQRAGSWHEEAQGSRSYASGSPHDSYMTASVNDGVYAENRTGGGMEDFALQGFPPNDLKGLLMACARALHENRLEEFEKLVERARGAVSISGEPIQRLGAYLVEGLVARRESSGTNIYRALKCNEPESKDLLSYMHILYEICPYLKFGYMAANGAIAEACKNEDRIHIIDFQISQGTQWMTLLQALAARPSGPPHVRITGIDDPVSKHARGDGLSAVERRLAAISEKFNIPVEFHAVPVFAPDITKEMLDVRPGEGLAVNFPLQLHHTPDESVDVSNPRDGLLRMVRSLNPKVVTLVEQESNTNTASFPTRFKETLDYYSAMFESIDVTMPRDRRERINVEQQCLARDIVNIVACEGRERVERHELFGKWRLRFTMAGFRQYPLSSYVNSVIRGLLRCYSEHYTLVETDGAMLLGWKDRNLVSASAWH, encoded by the coding sequence ATGGGCTCTGGCTATCATGGATATAGTGAAGCAGACTTATCATCCCACTCTTCATATCCCACTGTTTCCTCCATACCAACAAGGCTGTTCGAATCTCTGAAGTTCGACTCACGAAGCTCGCCCAACTCGCCTTTCGCATCTCTCTTCGAGGCCGACTCTGTTGCCACCGTGTATAGTGATACTCAGGAGCGGTTTAGTCCGTCCGGTTACCTCTCTGAGGCCACTCATTCGTCCGACTCTTCAGTTGATTACAGCGTCAACTTGCATCACTCGAGGCCCTTTCCCACCGGCCACCAGGAGGGCCCGTCTGTTGCCTCTGCTTTCCACTCTAATGCAAGTAGCAATCGCAGCATAGAACACGCGTTGCTGGAACTGGAGAGCGCTCTTATGGACGAGGAAGTTATGAAATCGGAGCCGTTTTTGGGGGGAAACAGTAACCGGCAGTCGCAGACGCCCGAACAGAGGGCGGGATCATGGCATGAGGAGGCTCAAGGGTCTCGTTCGTATGCGTCTGGATCGCCTCATGATTCTTATATGACTGCCTCGGTGAATGATGGTGTTTACGCTGAGAATCGGACGGGGGGAGGGATGGAGGATTTCGCGTTGCAAGGGTTTCCCCCGAATGATCTGAAAGGGCTGTTGATGGCCTGTGCCAGAGCACTCCATGAGAACAGATTAGAGGAGTTTGAGAAGCTCGTGGAACGTGCTCGTGGCGCTGTGTCGATCAGTGGAGAGCCGATACAGCGCCTAGGCGCGTACTTGGTGGAAGGGCTGGTCGCACGGAGAGAGTCGTCTGGCACGAACATCTACCGCGCCCTCAAGTGCAACGAGCCGGAGAGCAAGGACTTGCTCTCGTATATGCACATTCTTTATGAGATATGCCCGTATCTGAAATTCGGGTACATGGCCGCGAACGGGGCGATAGCCGAGGCGTGTAAGAACGAGGATCGTATCCACATTATCGATTTCCAGATCTCACAAGGCACGCAGTGGATGACTCTCTTGCAAGCGCTCGCTGCCCGGCCTAGCGGCCCTCCGCACGTCCGTATCACTGGGATAGACGATCCGGTCTCGAAGCACGCCCGTGGGGATGGTCTATCCGCGGTGGAGAGGCGCCTCGCCGCGATCTCGGAGAAATTCAACATCCCGGTCGAGTTCCACGCGGTCCCGGTTTTCGCCCCAGACATCACGAAAGAGATGCTGGACGTCCGGCCCGGGGAGGGCCTCGCGGTGAACTTCCCGCTACAGCTCCACCACACTCCCGACGAGAGCGTCGATGTGTCCAACCCGAGGGACGGGCTGCTGAGGATGGTGAGGTCGCTGAACCCGAAGGTGGTGACTCTGGTGGAgcaggagtcgaacacgaacaCGGCCTCGTTCCCGACGAGGTTCAAGGAGACGCTCGACTACTACTCGGCCATGTTCGAGTCGATAGACGTGACGATGCCGAGGGACAGGAGGGAGCGGATCAACGTGGAGCAGCAGTGCCTGGCGAGGGACATTGTGAACATCGTGGCGTGCGAGGGAAGGGAGCGGGTGGAGCGCCACGAGCTGTTCGGGAAGTGGAGGCTGCGGTTTACGATGGCTGGATTCCGGCAGTATCCCTTGAGCTCTTATGTGAATTCTGTGATTAGGGGATTGTTGAGATGCTACTCGGAGCATTATACCTTGGTGGAGACGGATGGAGCGATGTTGCTGGGCTGGAAAGACCGGAATTTAGTGTCCGCGTCGGCTTGGCACTGA